One region of Oryza sativa Japonica Group chromosome 5, ASM3414082v1 genomic DNA includes:
- the LOC4338211 gene encoding xylanase inhibitor protein XIP-like, which yields MALRRLAALLSLAVLLSAGLAAVSATSQNTGDTVIIWGRNKDEGSLREACDAGRYTTVIISFLSAFGYIPGTYKLDISGHQVSAVGPDIKYCQSKGKLILLAIGGQGGEYSLPSSQAAVDLHDHLWYSYLGGRRNGVYRPFGDANVNGIDFFIDQGAREHYNELAKMLYDHNKDYRATVGVMVTATTRCGYPDHRLDEALATGLFHRIHVKMFSDGRCPAWSRRQSFEKWAKTYPQSRVLIGVVASPDVDKDAYMPPEALNNLLQFINKQPNFGGVMVWDRFYDKKTGFTAHL from the coding sequence ATGGCGCTTCGACGCCTCGCGGCACTTCTCTCCTTGGCAGTACTACTgtccgccggcctcgccgccgtgtcGGCGACGTCCCAGAACACCGGCGACACCGTGATCATCTGGGGCCGGAACAAGGACGAGGGCTCCCTCAGGGAGGCCTGCGACGCCGGCCGCTATACCACCGTCATCATCTCCTTCCTCAGCGCCTTCGGCTACATCCCGGGCACCTACAAGCTCGACATCTCCGGCCACCAGGTCTCCGCCGTCGGCCCCGACATCAAGTACTGCCAGTCCAAGGGTAAACTCatcctcctcgccatcggcggcCAGGGCGGCGAGTACTCCCTCCCGTCCTCCCAGGCGGCCGTCGATCTGCACGACCACCTCTGGTACTCCTAcctcggcggccgccgcaatgGCGTCTACCGCCCGTTCGGCGACGCCAACGTGAACGGCATCGACTTCTTCATCGACCAGGGCGCGAGGGAGCACTACAACGAGCTGGCCAAGATGCTCTACGACCACAACAAGGACTACCGCGCCACGGTCGGCGTGatggtgacggcgacgacgcggtgCGGCTACCCGGACCACCGGCTGGACGAGGCGCTGGCGACGGGGCTCTTCCACCGCATCCACGTCAAGATGTTCAGCGACGGCCGGTGCCCGGCATGGTCCAGGAGGCAGTCGTTCGAGAAGTGGGCAAAGACGTACCCGCAGAGCCGTGTCCTGATCGGCGTCGTGGCCTCGCCGGACGTGGACAAGGACGCCTACATGCCGCCGGAGGCCCTCAACAACCTGCTGCAGTTCATCAACAAGCAGCCCAACTTCGGAGGCGTCATGGTTTGGGACAGGTTCTACGACAAGAAGACCGGCTTCACGGCTCACCTGTGA
- the LOC4338212 gene encoding switch 2 isoform X2 — protein sequence MRRRMMRRRCQRRRTRSPASAPALPFRQRPPSTPAGPTNRLLSRRPESAPSSRGLGKTIQTIAFLSAVIGKDNDHGDQLVEGRKIAPILILCPTSVIRNWENEFAEWARCSVAVYHGPNRDLVLQKVETQRLEIVITSFDTFRIHGKILCGISWDLVVVDEAHRLKNEKSKLYTACLEITTRKRFGLTGTIMQNKIMELFNLFDWIVPGCLGDREHFRVYYDEPLKHGQRFSAPERFVQVADKRKKHLVSVLSKFLLRRTKEETIGHLMLGKEDNIVFCRMSDVQKRVYRRMLQQPDVQILINKDLPCSCGSPLTQVECCKRTEPHGIIWSYLHRDNPEGCSLCPFCLVLPCLGKLQQISNHLELIKPNLKDEIEKQKKDAELAAAVFDTDIELVGGGAKSENFMGLSDAEHCGKMRALERLLSLWTLQGDKILLFSYSVRMLDILEKFLIRKGYCFSRFDGTTPMNARQLLIDEFNRCPSKQVFLISTRAGNLGVNLVSANRVVIFDPSWNPAQDLQAQDRSFRFGQRRHVTVFRLLGAGSLEELIYSRQIYKQQLSNIAVSGKIEKRYFEGVQDDKKFQGELFGICNLFRDLSDKLFTSEIIEMHGEHGKGNTAETIGIREIVDTNIFGTQDQMKSSMTAIHNENKNLYHCGIVYAHRNEDVVNTRTNEASNCAEDKTVPRHLEELQSKKNETMHTIKAKSYSLVQKKKEFSRIASFMGMNDLEFSKWLLSVSPLQRHEVLDRYRNAK from the exons GGGTTTGGGAAAGACTATCCAAACAATTGCTTTCTTATCAGCTGTTATTGGAAAAGATAATGACCACGGTGATCAATTAGTGGAAGGAAGAAAGATTGCCCCTATACTCATCCTCTGCCCCACATCAGTAATTCGAAACTGGGAAAATGAATTTGCAGAGTGGGCAAGATGTTCTGTTGCTGTCTATCATGGCCCAAATCGTGACCTGGTTCTTCAAAAGGTTGAAACTCAAAGACTAGAGATAGTTATTACCAGTTTTGACACTTTTAGGATTCATGGCAAGATTTTGTGTGGCATCTCGTGGGACCTTGTGGTTGTTGATGAGGCACACCGGCTGAAGAATGAAAAATCAAAGTTATATACAGCTTGCTTGGAAATTACTACTCGAAAGCGGTTTGGTCTCACAGGAACCATAatgcaaaataaaataatggaATTATTTAATCTGTTTGACTGGATTGTACCTGGTTGCTTGGGGGATCGAGAACACTTTCGAGTATATTATGACGAGCCTTTAAAACATGGCCAGAGGTTCAGTGCTCCTGAGAGATTTGTACAAGTTGCTGATAAGCGCAAGAAGCACCTTGTTTCAGTTCTTAGCAAATTTCTGTTGAGAAGAACAAAGGAAGAGACCATTGGGCATCTCATGCTTGGAAAGGAGGATAATATTGTTTTCTGCAGAATGAGTGACGTTCAAAAGCGCGTTTACAGAAGAATGCTGCAACAGCCTGACGTGCAAATCCTTATAAACAAGGATCTCCCATGTAGCTGTGGAAGTCCTTTGACTCAGGTGGAATGCTGCAAGAGAACTGAACCACATGGCATTATCTGGTCTTATCTTCACAGAGACAATCCAGAGGGTTGTTCTCTGTGCCCCTTCTGTCTTGTTCTTCCTTGCCTTGGGAAGCTTCAGCAG ATCAGTAACCATCTGGAGCTGATAAAGCCAAACCTGAAAGACGAAATTGAGAAGCAGAAGAAAGATGCTGAGCTTGCAGCTGCTGTCTTTGACACAGATATTGAATTAGTTGGTGGAGGTGCTAAAAGTGAAAACTTCATGGGTCTCAGTGATGCAGAACATTGTGGAAAGATGCGTGCGTTGGAAAGACTATTGTCATTATGGACTCTGCAGGGTGACAAAATTCTTCTTTTCAGCTATTCAGTCAG GATGCTTGACATACTAGAGAAATTTCTTATACGGAAGGGTTACTGCTTTTCTCGCTTTGATGGAACGACTCCCATGAATGCACGCCAATTACTAATTGATGAGTTCAATAGATGCCCAAGCAAACAG GTTTTCCTTATATCTACACGGGCAGGAAATTTAGGTGTCAACCTGGTCAGTGCTAATCGTGTGGTGATTTTTGACCCAAGTTGGAACCCTGCGCAAGACTTGCAAGCGCAAGACAGGTCATTTCGATTTGGACAGAGGCGGCATGTCACTGTATTTCGCCTACTTGGTGCTGGTTCCCTTGAAGAGCTTATTTATTCTCGACAAATATATAAGCAACAGCTTTCCAATATTGCGGTCTCTGGAAAAATAGAAAAACGTTACTTTGAAGGAGTGCAG GATGACAAAAAATTTCAAGGTGAGCTCTTTGGGATATGCAATCTGTTTCGCGACTTGTCTGATAAGCTTTTCACCAGTGAGATCattgaaatgcatggagaacaTGGGAAGGGTAATACAGCTGAAACAATAGGAATTCGAGAAATAGTTGATACAAATATATTTGGTACGCAAGATCAAATGAAATCCTCAATGACAGCAATACATAACGAGAACAAGAATTTGTACCATTGTG GAATAGTTTATGCTCACCGAAATGAAGATGTTGTAAACACGAGGACAAATGAAGCAAGCAACTGTGCAGAAGATAAAACTGTCCCAAGGCACTTAGAGGAGCTGCAAAGTAAGAAGAATGAAACAATGCATACAATTAAGGCAAAATCTTACTCACTGGTGCAGAAAAAGAAGGAATTCAGCCGAATTGCATCTTTCATGGGTATGAACGACCTTGAGTTTAGTAAGTGGTTGCTGTCTGTCTCGCCTTTGCAACGACATGAAGTATTGGACCGCTACAGGAATGCAAAGTAA